A DNA window from Hevea brasiliensis isolate MT/VB/25A 57/8 chromosome 2, ASM3005281v1, whole genome shotgun sequence contains the following coding sequences:
- the LOC110634565 gene encoding glutaredoxin-C11 has protein sequence MDRVRDLASTRAAVIFTKSSCCMCHSIKTLFYELGASPAIHELDRDASGREMEWALRGLGCNPSVPAVFIGGKYVGSAKDVLSLHLDGSLKQMLIDAKAIWF, from the coding sequence ATGGATAGGGTGAGAGATTTGGCTTCAACTAGGGCTGCAGTGATCTTCACCAAGAGCTCATGTTGCATGTGCCATAGCATCAAAACACTTTTTTACGAACTTGGTGCAAGCCCTGCAATTCACGAGCTCGATCGCGACGCCAGTGGGAGAGAAATGGAGTGGGCTTTAAGAGGCCTTGGATGTAACCCTTCAGTCCCAGCTGTGTTCATAGGTGGAAAATACGTAGGCTCAGCAAAAGATGTCTTATCCCTGCACTTGGATGGCTCATTGAAGCAAATGCTCATAGATGCAAAGGCAATCTGGTTCTAG